From Humisphaera borealis, the proteins below share one genomic window:
- the atpF gene encoding F0F1 ATP synthase subunit B: MTALPRLSRRLLPLLLAVAVLAVASSAFANAAGEEAHKPELIPPAGTMQIITTLTTLIVFIGLVLILGKYAWGPIVTGLKAREDKIRKDIRDAEESRAKSEALLKQYEQKLAAAQKEVNDLLTKATNDAQALATSIRMNAQQESEEAKERATRDIEAAKNQAVNEIHQYAANLATSVAEKILRRNLNADDQRDLVQSSLEQLKSVSSN, from the coding sequence ATGACCGCCCTGCCGCGACTGAGTCGCCGACTGCTTCCCCTCCTGCTCGCCGTCGCCGTTTTGGCGGTGGCGTCGTCGGCGTTCGCCAACGCCGCCGGTGAGGAAGCGCACAAGCCCGAGCTGATCCCCCCCGCCGGGACCATGCAGATCATCACCACGTTGACGACGTTGATCGTCTTCATCGGGTTGGTGCTCATCCTGGGCAAGTATGCCTGGGGTCCGATCGTCACGGGTCTCAAGGCCCGTGAAGACAAGATCCGCAAGGACATCCGCGACGCCGAAGAGTCGCGTGCCAAGTCCGAGGCGCTGCTCAAGCAGTACGAGCAGAAGCTCGCCGCCGCCCAAAAGGAGGTCAACGACCTCCTGACCAAGGCGACGAACGACGCCCAGGCCCTGGCGACCAGCATCCGCATGAACGCGCAGCAGGAATCGGAAGAGGCCAAGGAACGCGCGACCCGCGATATCGAGGCCGCCAAGAACCAGGCCGTCAACGAGATCCATCAGTACGCGGCGAATCTCGCGACCAGCGTCGCCGAAAAGATCCTTCGCCGGAACCTCAACGCCGACGATCAGCGGGACCTGGTGCAGAGCAGCCTGGAGCAGTTGAAGAGCGTGAGCTCGAACTAG
- the atpE gene encoding ATP synthase F0 subunit C, protein MASAATPVAVAGPSILAAETGLGDGIKVLGAAVGAGLVIIGAAAGIGKIGGQATDAIARQPEAGPRIFTTMIISAALIEGATLFALVICLIR, encoded by the coding sequence ATGGCGTCGGCCGCCACCCCGGTCGCGGTTGCCGGTCCGTCGATCCTCGCCGCCGAAACCGGTCTGGGCGACGGCATCAAGGTCCTTGGCGCCGCCGTCGGTGCCGGCCTGGTCATCATCGGCGCTGCCGCCGGTATCGGTAAGATCGGTGGTCAGGCGACCGACGCGATCGCCCGTCAGCCCGAAGCCGGCCCCCGCATCTTCACCACCATGATCATCAGCGCCGCCCTCATCGAAGGTGCCACGCTGTTCGCCCTGGTGATCTGTCTGATTCGGTAA
- the atpB gene encoding F0F1 ATP synthase subunit A, whose protein sequence is MASLSNILTLPLAAGDDPLSHVVDHPLIGNWFSSHMFMLFLTAAIMLLVFPKLTRRYRSGELVPTGTRNFFEALLIYVREDIARPVLAENTNKFIPYLWTLFFFILINNLLGLLPLAQLTGQVFGGHGIGGTATGNIYVTGALAAVSFVVTQVSGIRANGLVNYLKHFTGGAPIYMAPILIPVEIIGMFVKPFALAIRLFANMVAGHVLLAVLIGFVSAAFVSASGEIRWGMGMGVGVVSVIGATAIMCLEVFVAFLQAYLFTFLTSLFIGQLTVHEHEDHDDHAHSHHGKDDMSLGAGDMIDHSLPDNVRQAGSHMAG, encoded by the coding sequence ATGGCATCACTCTCCAACATTCTTACCTTGCCGCTGGCCGCGGGCGACGATCCGCTCAGCCACGTCGTCGACCATCCGTTGATCGGCAACTGGTTCAGCAGCCACATGTTCATGCTGTTCCTGACGGCGGCGATCATGCTGCTGGTCTTCCCCAAGCTCACCCGCCGCTACCGCTCCGGCGAACTGGTCCCCACCGGCACCCGCAACTTCTTCGAAGCCCTGCTCATTTACGTCCGGGAAGACATTGCCCGCCCGGTGCTGGCCGAGAACACCAACAAGTTCATTCCCTACCTTTGGACGCTGTTCTTCTTCATCCTGATCAATAACCTGCTCGGCCTGCTTCCGCTCGCCCAGCTGACCGGCCAGGTGTTCGGCGGTCACGGCATCGGCGGGACCGCCACCGGAAATATCTATGTGACCGGCGCTTTGGCGGCCGTGTCGTTCGTGGTCACGCAGGTGTCGGGCATTCGGGCCAACGGCCTGGTGAACTACCTGAAGCATTTCACGGGCGGCGCGCCCATCTACATGGCGCCGATCCTGATCCCGGTCGAAATCATCGGCATGTTCGTCAAGCCGTTCGCGCTGGCGATTCGTTTGTTCGCCAACATGGTCGCCGGCCACGTGCTGCTGGCGGTGCTGATCGGCTTCGTATCCGCGGCGTTCGTCAGTGCCAGCGGCGAGATCCGCTGGGGCATGGGCATGGGCGTCGGCGTGGTGTCTGTGATCGGCGCGACCGCGATCATGTGCCTCGAAGTGTTCGTCGCCTTCCTGCAAGCGTACCTGTTCACCTTCCTGACGTCGCTGTTCATCGGTCAGCTCACCGTGCACGAGCACGAGGACCACGACGACCATGCCCACTCCCACCACGGCAAGGACGATATGAGCCTTGGCGCGGGAGACATGATCGACCACTCGCTGCCGGACAACGTCCGCCAGGCCGGGTCGCACATGGCAGGCTGA